The Carnobacterium divergens nucleotide sequence AGCCAATTCCTACCGGAGTCCTTTAAACAGTTTACAGAGGTATTAGCATTGCAAGACTTGACCAAAATTAAAGCAGCCATGCAAGAAATTTTAACCCATTTTGAGCAAAATGTGGAACAACCAAAAATGGTGAAACAGCATGCTAATTTACTCTTAATGCACCTTCATTTACAATTTACCTTCATTGAAAACACCCTTTTTCAAGAAAAAATAAATGAGGTGAATCAGGCTAAAAAACTAAAAGATGTAGAAAACATCTTATTAGAAATGCTTCAAATAATCGAATTAGATGAGCATTTAGTTATCTACAGTCCCATTACGCAACAAGTGATTGAACTAGTCCAAACGAGCTACCGTGAAGATTTGAATTTAAAAATGATTGCAAAAAAATTACATGTCAACGTGATGTACTTAGGACAGCTATTTAAAAAAGAAACGAAAAAAAGCTTTTCAACTTACTTAAACGACTACCGGATTAAGTTAGCTCAAAATCTCTTACTGCATTCAACGGATCCAATTAATGATATTGCCTTAAACGTGGGCTACCAAAGCTCCGGTTATTTTTATAAGAACTTTAAGAAAAAGTGTGGCGTTTCACCGAAGGAATTTAGAGAACATTATTTGAATCGGAAATGATATTTTTTTACGAATGATCAACTAAAAAGCACTAGATATTTAAGGATTCCTTAAATATCTAGTGCTTTTAGTTGTATTAATTTAAATGAATGATATTTATTTCATAAAGACAAATATTTTATTTCCTTTTGTATAAATATCATAGTAGGCATTTGTTATTTCTAATTTTTTATCTGTTTTTTTAAAATCAGAAAAATCAAAGGGCTCAATATTTACATTTAAATTTGAATAGGTATTAAATAAAACAAAATTTGGCCAATAAGGTGCTGAATTACTAGGAACTAAACTACCTAAAATCGGATAATTACTTTGACTATTAAGAACAACTGGAGAATCTTTAAATAATGCATTTACTAATACGTTCTTCCGATCATCGTTCACAATATTTTTTAAGTCTGTTGTTAAAATAGTACTTTGTCTTTCAAAGGAATCTTTTTGGTAGCTTAACATTGATGCATAAGTGAACGGGAATGAAAGCATATAGTACATAAACAAAAGGGCCATAAGTTTTGTAATAAAATTAATTGGTTTATTTTTCGATTTAGCTGTCATCAATATTAGTGATATACCAAGAAAAGCGCCAAATCCATGCATGTAGCGAGGTCTTGCAGTTGCTAGAGGTTCTGTAAATATAAGGAAAACACCGTAGCTAAAAATAAAGGCAATTCCGAGATAAAGTAATGCAAACGTAAAGCTTTTCAAAATGGAAGTTTCAGAACGTACAATACTTGATACTGTAAATAGAATAATAAAAATCAAATAAAACAATATCCAAATACTGGCACTTTGATGATAAATAGTAGAGCCATAAATATAGATATTTTTAACAAAAGTTACAGGTAGATCAATTATATTTGAAGTGGAAAATATACCACCTCGTTCTGCTAAGGCGGGGTTGAATTTCATTTCAATAGCGTAAGCACCCATTGCAATTACAAATGCAACACCTGCAAGAAAAAGTTTTTTGAATAATTGACCGAAAGGAACATTCGTTAAAGTATCTCTATAAAATAACGCTAATGCCATAACAATGTAGACACCAGAAGAAGCTTGATAAGTATTACACATCAAAAATACTCCTATTACTGATAAGAAAAAGAAATATTTCTTATTTCCTTTCCACCACAGAAAAGGAAAAATAGAAAAAAGAATACTTAGTGCCATGTAAGGACTATCAAAGCGAAAACTAATGCATTCTAAGAACCATGGATTAAGACCAATCAAAGATGAAGAAATTAAAGGAACCCAATCCATTTTTTTGTTATTTAATATATATACCGCAAGGATACTAGAAGTAGCTAGAATTAACCCAGTTAAAATGTGGGTTGTTAGACCCATATCTGTGAGATGTCGACTACCTTGAACGGCCCACGATGCTAGTTCACTCCCCCATCGAGAATACGACCAAGCAAAGCTAGTATCTCCATGTATTTGTCGAGACACATCGTCAATATATGGGAAATTTACAATTCCAATAGAAAGAATAGCCATTTGATAAATAAATATAATAGAAATAAGTTTCCAATTATTCTCAATAAGCCAATTTTTAAATGTTTGTGTTTGATGAACTATTTTGTGCTCAGTAACAGATTGTGTAGTCATGTGTAATTCTCCTTTTATTGAATATATGCTTATTAATTTAAGACTCTTTATGATAGCATACTGCATTTTTGGTTGCACCGATTTTATTTATTGAATCCTATTAAAAAAAACGATAATTTGTCTAAAAACCGCTTTAATTTGTTACTAGTTTCAAGTAAACAAACCCGTTAAACTTAATCTAAAGAGTCTGTTTTTGAACAGATTCTCTTTCCACCAACGCAACAGGAACAATTTTTGAAAATTTTTGATTAGTATTGTCGCGCTCAGTTAATTGTTGAACCAAAGACTCGGCTGCTAAAAAGCCAATTTGATAAAAATTTTGTTCGACAGTTGTGAGCTGTGGGGAAACTAAATCAGTCATTTGGATGTTATCAAAGCCAATCAACGAAAGATCATTTGGAATATCTAGTTTGAGTTTTTTAGCTTCTGCTAATAAACGCATGGCAATAATGTCGTTTTCAGCAATAATGCAAGTGAAGCCAGTCCGTTTAATTTCTAAAAGGTATTCTTGTAAGGAAGCAGCATCCAATTGTTTGATGAATTTTTTATTTGTTAACCCATCTGAATAGTCTTGAATTTTAGCGTCGTGGAGAGCTTTTAAATAGCCTAAGTAACGATCACGAACGGAAGTGTTTTCTAGCAAATCGATCGTGGACAAATAGGCGATTTTTGTGTGGCCCATTTTGAGGGCGTAGTTAGCAGCTAGCGCACCTCCATTAAAGTTATCTGAAGTTATGGAAGGAATATCCGTCCCTTCTAGCTTTTTATCCAGCATGACGATTGGGAAGCCATTTAGATGCTGACGGTAAAGTAAGTCGATGGAATTGATTGGGTTTTCTGGATAAATAATCAGTCCGTCGTATTTATCTTCTTTTAAATTCTGCAGCAATTCACGTTGCCGCGTAGGGCTTCCTTCAGTTGCGTGGATGGTTAATTGATAGGGTGTTTTTTCTAAGTAATCTGTTGCCCCTTGTACGTAATATTCTAAACCTGCGGCTTGAGAAAAAGGCAACATAAAAGCAAGTTCATACGTTTGAGGAAGGGATTGACTTTGGTAGATTACAAAGCTTCCTTTTCCGGCAGTTCGTTCAATTAATCCATCGCTTTCAAGCTCCATTAAAGCACGTTTAGCTGTAATCCTGCTTACTTGATAAGTTTCAGTTAACTCCATTTCAGTAGGAACCTGCGTCCCATAGGAATAGTGTTGATTTAAAATAGCGTTTTTTAAGTCGAGATAAATGACTTTGTAAAGAGGTTCTTTTTTCATCTTAAAAGCTCCTTAGTTGTTTTAAATGGTATAGTTCTTGCTTTATTAATATATCATTTATTCCAGTTAAAAGAAAGCGAAAGAAATAAAATAAGAGATTTTAGTTAAATTCAGTAGAAAGTGTAGACAATATAAATGATATATCATATAATTGTTATATAACTAAAAATGATATAAGAGGAGCGAATAAAATGGTTTATCAAGAAATCCCTACATCAGTTAAAAATTTTATGAATACGATTACAGAAAAGTGCCAAGAGCATCCACGTTGGGCAGAGAATTTTAACGCTTGTTTTGCAAATACATTGCTAACAACCGTTAAACGCCAAGAAGATGGAATGACCTTTGTTTTAACAGGAGATATTCCAGCGATGTGGTTACGTGATTCAACAGCGCAAGTTCGTCCTTATTTAGCCATCGCAAAAGAAGATTCAGATATTGGAGATATGATTGAAGGGTTAGTAGAAAAACAATTTCACTATATTCAGTTAGACCCTTACGCAAACGCTTTCAACGAAACAGCCAATCACGCCGGTCATCAAACGGATCATACGAAGATGAATCCATGGATTTGGGAACGCAAATATGAAATTGATTCCTTATGCTACCCACTTCAACTAAGCTACTTATTATGGAAAGCAACTGGCCGAACCACTCAATTCAATCAAACGTTTAAAGCAGCAGTGAATGAAGTTTTAACAGTCTGGGAAATTGAACAAGATCATAATCGATCTGCGTATCAATTTGAACGCGACACTACAAGAGAAGAAGACACGTTAGTAAATAGAGGTCGAGGAACAGAAGTTGCGCCAACAGGTATGACGTGGTCTGGTTTTAGACCAAGTGATGATCGCTGTATTTATCATTACCTAGTTCCGTCTAATATGTTTGCTGTGGTTGTTTTGGACTATTTAAAAGAAATTTTTGAGACGATTTTAAAAGAAGAAGAACTGATTCCTCGAATCACAGCTTTACGAGAAGCCATTCAAGAAGGTATTGAAAAATATGGGAAAACAACGAATAAAGCAGGTGAAACAGTTTTTGCATATGAAGTAGATGGTCTAGGAAATGCTAGCTTAATGGATGATTCCAATGTGCCTAATTTATTAGCCGCTCCTTATTTGGGCTATTGTTCGCCAGAAGATGAAGTCTATTTAACAACCAGAAAAACCCTGTTGAGCAGTGAGAATCCTTTCTTTTATGAAGGTGAATTTGCGAAAGGAATCGGAAGCTCCCACACACCAGAAAACTACATTTGGCCAATTGCGATGGCAATGGAAGGGTTGACGACTTCTGATAAGTCAGAAAAAGAACGAATTTTAAATACGCTAGTTGCAACAGACGGCGGGACGAATTTAATGCATGAAGGCTTTGATGTTAATGACCCAAATCAGTACACTAGAGAGTGGTTTTCATGGGCAAACATGATGTTTTGCGAGTTAGTAATGGATTACTTTGATATTCAAATCGAGAAGTAGAAAGGAATGGAAAGCATGAAAAAAGTATCAATTATTGCCCATAGTCACTGGGATCGAGAATGGTATTTACCCTACGAACAGCACCATATGCGATTAGTAGAATTAATGGATGATTTGCTTGAGTTATTTGAAACGGATCCTGATTTTGACAGTTTCCATTTAGATGGACAAACGATTATTTTAGACGACTATTTACAAGTCCGACCAGAAAAAAAAGCATTAGTCCAAAAATACATTACAGAAGGAAAATTAAAAATTGGTCCCTTCTACATTTTGCAAGACGATTTCTTAACGAGCAGTGAATCCAACACCCGCAATATGCTGATTGGTATGGATGAAAGTAAAAAATGGGGAGTACCCGTTCAACTTGGTTATTTTCCAGATACTTTTGGAAATATGGGGCAAACTCCGCAGATGATGAAGCAAGCTGGGCTAGATGTTGCGGCATTTGGTCGAGGAGTGAAGCCAACAGGTTTTGATAATGTAGTGATTAATGATGAAAAATATGCTTCTCAATACTCAGAAATGTGGTGGGAAGGTCCAGATGGTTCTAAGATTTTAGGTCTATTGTTTGCCAATTGGTACAGCAATGGAAATGAAATTCCAGTTGAAAAAGAAGCCGCAAAAGCCTTTTGGGCGAAAAAATTAGCAGATGCAGAAACCTATGCATCGACGGATCACCTATTAATGATGAATGGTTGCGATCATCAACCCGTTCAAAAAGATTTATCAAAAGCCATCGCAGTAGCCAATGAATTGTATCCAGAGATTGAATTTGTGCATACTGATTTTGATACGTATTTAACGGGACTCAAAGAAGCCTTACCTGCTGATTTAAGTACCGTCACTGGAGAATTGACTTCACAAGAGACTGACGGCTGGTATACGTTGGCGAACACTGCTTCTGCACGGATCTATTTAAAACAATGGAATACTCGTGTTTCAAGACAATTAGAAAATATTGCAGAGCCTTTAGCAACAATGGCTTATGAAGTGACAAAAGAGTATCCACACGATTCATTGCGTTACGCATGGAAAACATTGATGCAAAACCATCCACACGATAGTATCTGTGGTTGTAGTGTGGATGAGGTTCATCGGGAAATGATGCCACGTTTTGAAAAAGCCAATGAAGTTGGAAAATTTGTTGCCGATGAAGCAGCACGCCAATTAATAGCTGCTATTGATACAGCGAGTTTACCGGAAAATGGAATTCCATTTGTTGTATTTAACACGAATGGTTCAGAAAAAACAGGTCTAGCAACGATTCGTTTGGAAATTAAACGCTTGCCATTTGCTAGTGGTTTGCCAGAAACCCTCTATCAAACGTTAAAAGCAGAAGATTTCCCTACGTTTAGTGTAAAAAACAGCAAAGGAGAAGTTGTTTTAGCTGAAATTAAAGATGATGGAGTTGAGTTCGGATACGATTTACCAAAAGATCGCTTTAGACAGCCCTTTATGGCACGATATGCACGAGTTGAAATTCCAATGGAAGCCATGACAGGTTTGAGCTGGGAAACATTTATGTTAGTAGAAACAGAAAAAAATCTGCAAGAAGCGTCAGACGAACTTATTAACGAGCTCGAAGGCACAATGGAAAATGAGTACCTTAAAGTTACGATTGCTTCTAATGGCATCTTGACGGTTCTTGATAAGGAAACGAATCACACCTATCACGACTTATTGAATTTTGAAGATGTCGGAGATTTAGGAAATGAATACATTTTTAAACAACCTGCTAATGATCAACCGATTTATTCTAAAAATAGTCAAGCGACAGTCAAGACTCTTAATAATACAGCCAGCTATGGAGAAATTGAAGTTACCCAACAATTGGACATTCCAATTTCAATGGATGAGCGCTTAGAAGAAGAACAAAAAGCGGTTGTTGAATTCCGTTATCGTAAAGCAGAACGCAGTAAAAAACTTGCTCCGTTTACTCTAACCACTAAAATTTTATTAGAAAAAGGTAGCAGACAACTAAAATTCACCACTCACTTTGATAACCAAATGAAAGATCATCGACTTCGTGTTCTTTTCCCAACAGGAATTGAGACAACGGTTCATTATGCTGATAGTATTTATGAAGTTGTTGAAAGACCTAATACCACCGATAGTGCGTGGGAAAATCCAACGAATGCACAACATCAGCATGCTTTTGTGAACGTAAAAGATCAGCGTCAAGGTGTAACCGTAGCTAATTTTGGTTTAAATGAGTACGAAATTTTACCTGAAGACACAACCATTGCTTTAACCCTATTACGTAGCGTCGGAGAGCTTGGAGATTGGGGATATTTTCCAACGCCAGAAGCGCAATGCCTAGGAGAACAGGTTGTCGAGTATGCCCTATCTTTCCACGGCTCAGCGAATGCCGTTCAGACATATCATGAAGCAATGACGTTCCAAGTTCCGTTTAGTACGTATCAAACGGATCGTCATCAAGGGTCATTGCCGCTAACCCATTGTTTTGCGGATTTAGAAGGCGAAAAAGTTGCCTTAACGGCCTTTAAACGAAATGAAGCTACTTCTGAAATCGTTACACGAGTGTATAATTTAACAAATGAGCAAACAACGTTTAACTTAACGATTCCTAATCAAATTCCTCATGTTTGTAATTTAATTGAA carries:
- a CDS encoding glucosyltransferase domain-containing protein; this translates as MTTQSVTEHKIVHQTQTFKNWLIENNWKLISIIFIYQMAILSIGIVNFPYIDDVSRQIHGDTSFAWSYSRWGSELASWAVQGSRHLTDMGLTTHILTGLILATSSILAVYILNNKKMDWVPLISSSLIGLNPWFLECISFRFDSPYMALSILFSIFPFLWWKGNKKYFFFLSVIGVFLMCNTYQASSGVYIVMALALFYRDTLTNVPFGQLFKKLFLAGVAFVIAMGAYAIEMKFNPALAERGGIFSTSNIIDLPVTFVKNIYIYGSTIYHQSASIWILFYLIFIILFTVSSIVRSETSILKSFTFALLYLGIAFIFSYGVFLIFTEPLATARPRYMHGFGAFLGISLILMTAKSKNKPINFITKLMALLFMYYMLSFPFTYASMLSYQKDSFERQSTILTTDLKNIVNDDRKNVLVNALFKDSPVVLNSQSNYPILGSLVPSNSAPYWPNFVLFNTYSNLNVNIEPFDFSDFKKTDKKLEITNAYYDIYTKGNKIFVFMK
- a CDS encoding GntR family transcriptional regulator, coding for MKKEPLYKVIYLDLKNAILNQHYSYGTQVPTEMELTETYQVSRITAKRALMELESDGLIERTAGKGSFVIYQSQSLPQTYELAFMLPFSQAAGLEYYVQGATDYLEKTPYQLTIHATEGSPTRQRELLQNLKEDKYDGLIIYPENPINSIDLLYRQHLNGFPIVMLDKKLEGTDIPSITSDNFNGGALAANYALKMGHTKIAYLSTIDLLENTSVRDRYLGYLKALHDAKIQDYSDGLTNKKFIKQLDAASLQEYLLEIKRTGFTCIIAENDIIAMRLLAEAKKLKLDIPNDLSLIGFDNIQMTDLVSPQLTTVEQNFYQIGFLAAESLVQQLTERDNTNQKFSKIVPVALVERESVQKQTL
- a CDS encoding glycoside hydrolase family 125 protein, with translation MVYQEIPTSVKNFMNTITEKCQEHPRWAENFNACFANTLLTTVKRQEDGMTFVLTGDIPAMWLRDSTAQVRPYLAIAKEDSDIGDMIEGLVEKQFHYIQLDPYANAFNETANHAGHQTDHTKMNPWIWERKYEIDSLCYPLQLSYLLWKATGRTTQFNQTFKAAVNEVLTVWEIEQDHNRSAYQFERDTTREEDTLVNRGRGTEVAPTGMTWSGFRPSDDRCIYHYLVPSNMFAVVVLDYLKEIFETILKEEELIPRITALREAIQEGIEKYGKTTNKAGETVFAYEVDGLGNASLMDDSNVPNLLAAPYLGYCSPEDEVYLTTRKTLLSSENPFFYEGEFAKGIGSSHTPENYIWPIAMAMEGLTTSDKSEKERILNTLVATDGGTNLMHEGFDVNDPNQYTREWFSWANMMFCELVMDYFDIQIEK
- a CDS encoding alpha-mannosidase — its product is MKKVSIIAHSHWDREWYLPYEQHHMRLVELMDDLLELFETDPDFDSFHLDGQTIILDDYLQVRPEKKALVQKYITEGKLKIGPFYILQDDFLTSSESNTRNMLIGMDESKKWGVPVQLGYFPDTFGNMGQTPQMMKQAGLDVAAFGRGVKPTGFDNVVINDEKYASQYSEMWWEGPDGSKILGLLFANWYSNGNEIPVEKEAAKAFWAKKLADAETYASTDHLLMMNGCDHQPVQKDLSKAIAVANELYPEIEFVHTDFDTYLTGLKEALPADLSTVTGELTSQETDGWYTLANTASARIYLKQWNTRVSRQLENIAEPLATMAYEVTKEYPHDSLRYAWKTLMQNHPHDSICGCSVDEVHREMMPRFEKANEVGKFVADEAARQLIAAIDTASLPENGIPFVVFNTNGSEKTGLATIRLEIKRLPFASGLPETLYQTLKAEDFPTFSVKNSKGEVVLAEIKDDGVEFGYDLPKDRFRQPFMARYARVEIPMEAMTGLSWETFMLVETEKNLQEASDELINELEGTMENEYLKVTIASNGILTVLDKETNHTYHDLLNFEDVGDLGNEYIFKQPANDQPIYSKNSQATVKTLNNTASYGEIEVTQQLDIPISMDERLEEEQKAVVEFRYRKAERSKKLAPFTLTTKILLEKGSRQLKFTTHFDNQMKDHRLRVLFPTGIETTVHYADSIYEVVERPNTTDSAWENPTNAQHQHAFVNVKDQRQGVTVANFGLNEYEILPEDTTIALTLLRSVGELGDWGYFPTPEAQCLGEQVVEYALSFHGSANAVQTYHEAMTFQVPFSTYQTDRHQGSLPLTHCFADLEGEKVALTAFKRNEATSEIVTRVYNLTNEQTTFNLTIPNQIPHVCNLIEEISDAKPTKVVAPYEIISYRWQKGN